One window of Flexivirga oryzae genomic DNA carries:
- the galE gene encoding UDP-glucose 4-epimerase GalE, giving the protein MRVLVSGGAGYIGSHTALSLLDNGHDVVIVDDFANSKPTVLGRLEALAGKTIPLHAFDLTDVDKTEHLFAQEKFDAVIHFAGLKAVGESVEKPLAYYRNNLDSTFSLLHAMTRHGVDKLVFSSSATVYGDHAPVPYHEDYEPLSASSPYGRTKVMIERVITDVASITKDFRVALLRYFNPVGAHPSGRIGEDPQGIPNNLMPFIAQVAVGRRDKLTVFGDDYPTDDGTCERDYIHVMDLAEGHVAALEHLPAMGEPVRAFNLGTGQGTSVLQLLHAFERAVGHELPHEIGPRRAGDLAAYWADPTRAHTELGWHATRTIDDMCADTWRWQSDNPQGFPD; this is encoded by the coding sequence ATGCGGGTACTCGTCTCCGGCGGCGCCGGTTACATCGGATCGCACACTGCGCTGTCGCTGCTCGACAACGGGCATGACGTTGTCATCGTCGACGACTTCGCCAACAGCAAGCCGACGGTGCTCGGCCGGCTCGAAGCGCTCGCGGGCAAGACCATCCCGTTGCACGCCTTCGACCTGACCGATGTGGACAAGACCGAGCACCTCTTCGCCCAGGAGAAGTTCGACGCGGTCATCCATTTCGCCGGACTGAAGGCCGTCGGCGAGAGCGTCGAGAAGCCGCTCGCCTACTACCGCAACAACCTCGACAGCACGTTCTCGCTGCTGCACGCGATGACCCGGCACGGTGTGGACAAGCTGGTCTTCTCCTCGTCGGCGACCGTGTACGGCGACCACGCCCCCGTGCCGTATCACGAGGACTACGAGCCGCTTTCGGCGTCATCGCCGTACGGCAGGACGAAGGTGATGATCGAGCGGGTGATCACCGACGTCGCGAGCATCACCAAGGACTTCCGGGTCGCCCTGCTGCGCTACTTCAACCCCGTCGGCGCGCACCCCTCCGGCCGCATCGGCGAGGATCCCCAGGGGATCCCGAACAACCTCATGCCGTTCATCGCCCAGGTGGCGGTGGGGCGCCGGGACAAGCTGACCGTCTTCGGCGACGACTACCCCACGGACGACGGCACCTGCGAGCGCGATTACATCCACGTCATGGACCTCGCGGAGGGGCACGTTGCTGCGCTCGAGCACCTGCCGGCGATGGGCGAGCCGGTGCGCGCATTCAACCTCGGCACCGGGCAGGGCACCTCGGTGCTGCAGTTGTTGCACGCTTTCGAGCGTGCGGTCGGGCACGAGCTGCCCCACGAGATCGGGCCGCGCCGTGCCGGCGACCTGGCGGCGTACTGGGCCGACCCGACCCGCGCCCACACCGAACTGGGCTGGCACGCCACACGCACCATCGACGACATGTGCGCCGACACGTGGCGCTGGCAGTCCGACAACCCGCAGGGCTTCCCGGACTGA
- a CDS encoding DivIVA domain-containing protein, with product MARTPWTADHIARVENPVLTVQQRGGYVVADVKRQLDRVLSLMRTGQPVPPISTAGLRRSRFREGYSPESVTALFDNIAEWQRQFDMTQQIEEAAAPEDPKQTQQRLTWSREQQVWVREITFVSTRFGSSYETDQVDDFLDNVLRAMANGEPLPDIQSAKFHMARPGRGGYDAAAVDHFLDQLERIRPLR from the coding sequence GTGGCGAGGACCCCGTGGACAGCTGATCACATTGCCCGTGTCGAGAATCCTGTGCTCACCGTGCAGCAACGCGGTGGTTACGTCGTCGCCGACGTCAAGCGACAGCTGGATCGCGTCCTGTCACTGATGCGCACCGGGCAACCGGTGCCGCCGATCAGTACGGCGGGACTGCGGCGATCCCGGTTCCGCGAGGGCTACTCCCCGGAGTCGGTCACGGCGCTGTTCGACAACATCGCCGAGTGGCAACGGCAGTTCGACATGACGCAGCAGATCGAGGAGGCGGCCGCGCCGGAGGACCCGAAGCAGACGCAGCAGCGCTTGACCTGGAGCCGGGAGCAGCAGGTCTGGGTGCGCGAGATCACCTTCGTGTCAACCCGGTTCGGGTCTTCCTACGAAACCGATCAGGTCGACGACTTCCTCGACAACGTGCTGCGGGCCATGGCGAACGGCGAGCCGCTGCCGGACATCCAGAGTGCGAAGTTCCACATGGCGCGCCCCGGGCGCGGAGGGTATGACGCCGCCGCCGTCGACCACTTCCTCGATCAGCTGGAACGCATCCGGCCCTTGCGGTGA
- the paaK gene encoding phenylacetate--CoA ligase PaaK — protein sequence MTSADRGELDAAEKWSVDELRTHQLKRLQETVAAAYANVPHYRNALDSIGVHPSDINELADVRLLPFTGKADLRENYPFGMFAVPRTQVVRVHASSGTTGAPTVVGYTQQDVDTWADLVARSLRAAGVRPGDVCHVAYGYGLFTGGLGAHYGAERLGCTVIPMSGGQTTKQVQLLRDFGARAIMVTPSYFLSILDEMTAQGLDPRELPLQIGVFGAEPWTDAMRAEIEERAGIDAVDIYGLSEVMGPGVAMECVDTKDGPTIWEDHFLPEIIDPVTGEPVGDGEEGELVFTSLSKQAMPVLRYRTRDLTRLLPGTSRPSFRRMAKITGRSDDLMIVRGVNVFPTQIEELALRYDGLSPYFQCVLTRPGRLDELTVNVEAAEGFPQERWAQVEQDLARDIKDRIGTSARIVVLPVGGIERSVGKARRIVDQRPK from the coding sequence ATGACGAGTGCCGACCGAGGCGAGTTGGACGCGGCCGAGAAGTGGTCGGTCGACGAGCTGCGCACCCACCAGCTGAAACGCCTGCAGGAGACGGTGGCTGCGGCATACGCCAACGTGCCGCACTATCGCAACGCGCTGGACTCCATCGGTGTCCACCCGAGTGACATCAACGAGCTCGCCGACGTGCGGCTGCTGCCGTTCACCGGCAAAGCCGACCTGCGCGAGAACTATCCGTTCGGGATGTTCGCGGTCCCGCGGACGCAGGTGGTGCGGGTGCACGCGAGCAGCGGCACGACCGGCGCACCGACGGTCGTCGGCTACACCCAGCAGGACGTCGACACCTGGGCCGATCTCGTGGCCCGCTCGCTGCGCGCCGCCGGCGTCCGGCCGGGCGACGTCTGCCACGTCGCCTACGGCTACGGCCTGTTCACCGGCGGGCTCGGTGCGCACTACGGCGCCGAACGGCTCGGTTGCACGGTCATCCCGATGTCCGGCGGGCAGACCACCAAGCAGGTCCAGCTGCTGCGGGACTTCGGCGCCCGCGCCATCATGGTGACGCCGTCCTACTTCCTGTCGATCCTCGACGAGATGACCGCCCAGGGCCTCGACCCGCGCGAGTTGCCGCTGCAGATAGGCGTTTTCGGAGCCGAGCCATGGACCGATGCCATGCGCGCCGAGATCGAGGAACGTGCCGGCATCGACGCCGTCGACATCTACGGGTTGTCGGAGGTGATGGGCCCTGGTGTCGCGATGGAGTGCGTCGACACCAAGGACGGCCCCACCATCTGGGAGGACCATTTCCTGCCCGAGATCATCGACCCGGTCACCGGCGAACCGGTCGGCGACGGCGAGGAGGGGGAGCTCGTCTTCACCTCGCTGTCCAAACAGGCGATGCCGGTGTTGCGCTATCGGACACGGGACCTGACCCGTCTGTTGCCCGGCACATCCCGGCCGTCGTTCCGGCGGATGGCGAAGATCACCGGCCGCAGCGACGACCTGATGATCGTGCGCGGCGTCAATGTCTTCCCGACCCAGATCGAGGAGCTCGCACTGCGGTACGACGGGCTGTCGCCATACTTCCAGTGCGTGCTGACCCGGCCCGGCCGGTTGGACGAGCTGACGGTGAACGTCGAAGCCGCAGAAGGCTTCCCGCAGGAACGGTGGGCACAGGTCGAACAGGACCTGGCACGTGACATCAAGGACCGCATCGGCACGTCCGCCCGGATCGTCGTGCTCCCGGTCGGCGGCATCGAGCGGTCGGTCGGCAAGGCCCGCCGCATCGTGGACCAGCGGCCCAAGTAG
- a CDS encoding hotdog fold thioesterase, protein MTGTESDHVETLEHVRAMWREDRASAAQDIELIDVGVRDDGLGFARTRMRLGEHQVNGHDIAHGGHIFLLADSTFALACNAGGHTTVASGADISFVTAGRLGDVLVADASERTTYGRSGITDVTVRRESDGAVIAEFRGRSRRLR, encoded by the coding sequence GTGACAGGAACGGAGTCGGACCACGTGGAGACACTGGAACACGTCCGGGCGATGTGGCGTGAGGACCGCGCCTCTGCCGCGCAGGACATCGAGCTGATCGACGTCGGGGTGCGCGACGACGGCCTCGGCTTCGCCCGCACCCGCATGCGTTTGGGCGAACATCAGGTCAACGGGCACGACATCGCACACGGCGGGCACATCTTCCTGTTGGCGGACTCGACGTTCGCCCTCGCGTGCAACGCCGGCGGTCACACCACCGTCGCGTCCGGCGCCGACATCTCGTTCGTGACGGCGGGCCGGCTCGGTGACGTGCTCGTGGCAGACGCGAGCGAACGCACCACCTACGGCCGCTCCGGCATCACCGACGTCACCGTTCGTCGGGAGTCCGACGGTGCGGTGATCGCAGAGTTTCGTGGCAGATCAAGGAGACTTCGATGA